gtactagatgcacttacacagtcATCTTCAGGAATATAGCTAATCCGCCACTAGTACAATCACTTCCCTTTGCCAACATATGCGGCATGCTCAACATCATCCTAAACTTTTCCGTTCTCTTCTTGTCGAGCTTGGCCTCTCACAAAAATAAAATACCAAGGTCGTCTTATGGAGATCCAGAAGACCACGAAATGTCAGCCTATTCCCCATTCCCTCGCAGTTCCAAGCTACAATCTTCATTGGGGACTGCATGGCCGACTCAGCAGCCTTGCTTCAGCGTCATTAGTTGAGTTTCCGGATCCCTCCGTCACTGCCCCACTATTCTTCACCTCTGTTGAGTGCACAATATCCAGTCCATCAAGTTTATCTTCCCCTCTCATCCTGTCCCACGACAAATCACTCAGTTCCGATTTCTCCAACTCATCCCCTATTATCCCCTTATTCTTTTCTTCCACGCGCCTTGATCCAGACTTGTTTCCCCCCAAGTCCAATTGTTTACGTGCCCCCTCGTCCTTGCTCAGTTCATTTCTATCTTTACCATTATTTAACTTCAAAGGGCTAGTAACCACAGAATCATCACCGCCAGTGGCTTACTTgttcacactagcacccaaaccaTTTTCTCTGTGCCATGAGAGACTAGCTTCCACTGTCCGACGAACTCCCACCAAAGCCCAACTTGTAATTATGAGTACCTCGACCTCCCGGACTATAGATCCAGCTACTACTCTTCCACTCGTAACCACCTGACCAACCATCATCTTCAAAGCTTCTCTGCATTAGTGGAACAAACTTTAGCCATGGTCCAAATTCTTGATCTTCTCTCTTCAGCACTACAACACATGCCTTTTTCGCATAACTGGTGCGGCCACATGTCTAGCGAAAAGCATGTAAAACCTTTTATTCAAAGGCACACCATTTTCGTTCATACCCACCTTTTCCCTTCTTATTCCTCTTTGTATATCTCCTTTTACTATATTATCCTTGTGCATCACCATGTCCCAAACAATGCAATTAACACGTGCCACATTCTCCTCATCGGTTATGCATTTGTGTAATACTGAGCCTCCTCCAAGTGATCTTCTAGAATCCTCTATGAAACCTAACAATGAACTGATGTGCCTCACACAAAGTATCATTTGAAAGCCATCAATTCACACCTCCCTTCCACAAAGGGGAATACCAACCTCCGGGGTCGAAGAGTACGCCACTCTTTTTCATGTACAATGTCTTCGTTAGACACAGTTGATCCAGACTTAGGATTCAAGAAAAGAACTCCCCTAGACATCGCCTAGCACACGTCCTACCATTCAATGTGACACAAGCTTCAAACTCCATGAATCTCATCTGGGGCATGTACTAAACACCACAAAACACTCATCTCAGTTTTGATTACCATATCTTCAGTCGAGGCCACCTTAACGAGAATAGGTAGCGATCCCCTCAATCATGGCAAGCCATTGGAAGAGGGGCCAAGTATCTTGGCCAGGAACGAAAATCATGTTTCCCGTCCTTGCCCTTCACAAATTTCTTCTCATAGGCCACCCACTGGTCATTGGAAATATGGAGAATTTGCCAAGCCCTCGCCTTCAAACTATCCATCACCCGTCAGATACATACCAAGGTTCCCGAACACTATCCCTTAACGGAGAGCAAGCTCTCAAGTCCCTTGACCACCCACCCAAGTCCTCACCAACACGCTTGGCTAAGTATTTGGATTTCTGAAGGAATTGAAGGGAAATAAGCGACATGGAAAAAAATTGGAAAGAGAGACTGAAAAGAGGAAGACGTAGTATGGAAAGAAGAGATTGAAAAGAGGAAGACGTAGAAGGGGCGGGAGTAAGTCGATCAGAACAAACAATTGACCACATGCTAGTATAAGATTAGATCCTCATATACCAAACAATCCCTAATTAGTAGTGCGTCCTCAAATTTGTAAAGGTATGTCTCAAAATTAAAAGAGGAAGATTGAAGCTGAGATGAAGGATGGAGCTAGAatccagaaagaaagaaaaaaaatagaatcaGGAGGAAGAAATCACAGCATGGCTAGTGTAGATTAGGCTCGGGCGATAAGAGAAGAGCCTGAATTAATCTCACCCTCTAAAATCATCAGAATCAAGGGACACTGGTTTGTTTAGTATTCCCTTCATCCAAAAAAGCTTATCCCTCAAATGATTGTATCTAACACCATCCATTTAAAAGTTTGGGCCAAGTTTTTTCGGACCGAGGGAGTACTAATGATTGGCCATTTTATAGGAGATGCCTGACCACTTCTTGTCTTGGATACTTGGATAGAGGAAGTATTATAAAAACACTAGGTGTAACATATATAGTAGAATTCTGGCATTACAACATATAGCGGCAAGAAAATACTACAGACAAATGATACTAGGTCCACTAGGATAATGGGAAACACGGGGATACAGTCGTCTAGACACGCGGCAGTTGCATCAGACCATTTTGTGGCTCAAAAAGTTTCTAATCGTCACCAAATGTGGTCTTCTTCCCTGCAAGGCATAATGTACAAGGAGTTAGTTAGCAAATCTATACAACTCCGGAGAAAGAACCAACCAAAGTTTGCACGCTAGTCTTTTACATGCTATACCGACAAATTTCTAGCATGCATCAAACAAGTTATATTTTTGTTACTCGACGGGACTGGTTTCTTACCTGCGCTAGCTGTGCCAGCACTCTGTCTGCTCTGAAAGCCTCGGCCGCCTCCTCTGCCGCCATCACGGCCACCAGACCGGCCAAACCTGCCGCCACCATCACGGCCACCAGACCGGCCAAACCTGCCGCCGCCATCACGGCCACCAGACCGGCCAAACCTGCCACCACCAGAGCGGCCACCATCTCTGCCACCAGATCGACCACCAACGCCACCAAATTGACCCTTAGGCTTAGCTTCAGCAACATACAAGTTGCAGCCACCTAGGTCAGATCCACTAAGCTCAAGTGCTTTCGAAAAGGAACTCTCATCAGTAAAATCCATGTAAGCTATCCTGCAGAATTCACATAAACCATACACAAAAACACTATTAGGATATAATTCACTTAGGATAAGACCAGGTTGTTCATTTTAATTCACTTAGGATACAATGTTTAGAGAAGGTTTGCGCTAAAGTATCTCTTGACTTATCAAAGTAACATCAAGAGAGTATAATTTGTCAATTTACAAACACTATTAGGATAAGACCAGGTTGTTTATTTTAATTATATCAAAACGACAGGACCCTTGTAACAAATATGTTGATGCTTGCCTAGTGTACTTGTTAAAGATGCAATGTTTAGAGAAGGTTTAGCGCTGAAGTACCCTTTGCTTGCACCATTCTCATAATCCATCGGAACTGAGACACGTGTGATTTCTCCACATTTAGAGAAGTGTTCTTGAAGAGAGCTCCGAATCTAGAATTCACAATGAAAGAacaactcagaaaagggaggcacacAATTGCCTAGAAAAATGTGAGACAAGATAACCAAGAAATTACAGCATCCTCCTGTTGAGATGAATCAAAACCCTTGACAAATACTGAGAGGCTGGGACCTCCACTTGGTTTTCCAAACGATCCACCATCCCTGCAGTCACACAAAAATTTAAACATACAAAGAAATAAAGCTTTCACCCAGAGCAATTCAAATAAATGTTTAATTTCAAGTGATCATATTCACAGTACCTGGTGCGAGGAGTTGCACCTCTTTCAGCAGCCATGTCAAGTCTCACCGGACGGCCCATTAGATCTCCACCATTCAGTGAATCAAGCGCCTGAAGAAAAGAAACAGAGATTTATTAGCGGAAGTAATGTGTCTACTTTGTTGCTGAAGTGGTATACAAACTTGGATATCTTGAATCAACTGGTACCCGTGTGGTTGAAAATGTACCATATTTCTGTCAAAAACAACCAGTACTTGAAAAACAGAATGTCTCGTTATAGCAGTGAAAACTCTAGAACTGAGAAATCACGCATATAACTAGATACTAAAGCACTATAGATTAAGGGCAAAGAAGCATATCTACTAAGGTGCGTGTATAAATTCTAAAACTAACATAAAGAGGAACTGATGTCAAATACTGCCTCCGTCACATATTAATTGATGCTCAAACGGATGTATTTAGGCACTGAAATACGTCAACTAATATGAGCTGAGGGAGTAAAACAGAAACATTTACTTTCTGAGCATCTTCAGCCGTAGCAAACTCAACATGACCAAATCCCTTGGGATGGCCATCTTCATGGGTAGCCAGGCGAACATCAACGACCTCTCCAATTTGTGCAAAAAATTGCTTCCTGTAAAGAAACAAGAACATTAACAATTATGAATGTTGAAAGAATAATGATGAACATATCTGCTGCAGGGAACTTACACTTGATCATACTCAATATTGAAGGAAAGGTTCCCCATCCAAAGGGTCTTCGACCCTGTTGCCTGACCTTTGTTGCTAGCAGGAGTTTTAGGCTGTAAAATATATCAAAACATACATCACATGTACATGAAAGGCTACAGGATAAGATCAGGTGCACAGGTTATACCTCTTCCTTCTGTGATTTTGAGGCAGTTGTAACTTTCTGCAAAGTTTCACACAAAAACATGCCATTAGGGCAGTCATGCCAATTCAGATGGAAACTTGGAAGAATAGAAAACTTAAGATAAGAGATAAAATAAAAATATGAGAAATCACTCGACTCCTTCCATTTAGCAGCTGGACGGCAGCATACTCTTATGCTACATATCTATTCTCGACATTCTAAATTTTCTGAAATCCCCAGCTTACCTTTTTAGGCTCATCATCAGAGCTTTCATCAGAACTGTCATCATCACTGGTGCTGTCCTTTTTGGCAGACTTAGGAGTAACCTTCGCAGCATCCTGTGGAGGAAAAATGTGTAAACAATGGAGTAATAATCTACAAAGTTAGTGACGAAAAATGAATAGAAACAAGCAGTAGAACCTTCAGCTTTTTCTGGGGAGGCTCTTCATCACTCTCATCACTGTCTGAGGAATCACTGGGCTCCTCCTTTCTTTTAGCAGCTGCAGGAGCTATCTTGGTGGCCTGTGCGGCTTTCTTTGACTTCTCCTACAAAGTTTGAGAGAATATGtcaataaaatttatgaaacaaccAATGAAGACTTCAAAAACATAATTACTGCATACCTCATCCTCAGATTCACTCTCCGACTCAGAACTGTCTGAAGAATCTACCTTCTTGGCAGCAGCAGCAGGAGTCTTGGCAGGAACATCCTAAAGACATATTCAATCACAGCACTGCAAACATGCATAGAAGAGAAAAGCAAGAAAATAGACCACACATGCACTAACCTCATCTGAGCTATCATCTGAGTCACTTTCGGAGCTGTCAGATTCGATGACTGGTGTTTTCTTTACCAGAGCAGCAGGTTTCTGGGAAATGAAGAGACCAGCATTAAGTCAGCTAAGAAACCAACCATAACCACGAGAATAGAATAATATCCTACTATGGCCTGGCAAAATATATTTCGAAGTGAAAATAGTTGGATTTACTTGTTTCAATAACTTCAAAATGAAACTAACAAGTGCAAGAAAAAAACTTAAGGTGAAATATTCACCTCGTCATCATCGGACTCATCCTCAGAACTAGAAGAGCTGCTCTCAGGCTTGCCTTTCTTTGAGCCGTTGCTGGCAGCTGGGGTCACAGGTTTAGCAGAAGGCTTCTTTGCAGGTTCCTTAATTAACAGGAAAAAGAAGATAATTAGGATGCGTCAAATGGAGACATCTTTGAGTTGGGACGGTGAAGTTATACCTCGTCAGAGGAGGAATCGTCGCTGCTATCATCTGAAGACTCGTGTTTGACAGGCTTTGCAGTCTTCTTAGGAACCTGATAATGCAGAGCTCAGTAGCTGATGTACTAGTGCTGAAGCTTGGATCGTGAATACAAACAAAATCATAATATGGTAGTAGTATTCCCTAGAAATACACGCACTAGTATAGTACGGTATATATCTGTCACGGAGCAATTAGCTTCCAAAGGATTACTACTCTGACACTGAGAATTGCCGATGGCCACCTGATGTTAAAAAATTATTGCTCAGAACCTATGCCACGTCCAGAAATTAGTACTACATCGCACCGAACATTAACCATGATACACGAAATGTTgaccaaacaagcacacatgagcaGAACAGAGAGGAAACAGCAAAAGTAGGAAGCGCGCAAAGATGGCAATACCTCCTCCTCCTCGGACTCGGATGACTGCTCCTCAGAGCTGCTGCTCTCAACCTTCTTGGGCGGCGGCTgcttcttggccttcttggcggcctctTTGGGCCCGGGCACCGCCTTTGCCGGCGCAGCCTTCTGTTTCTTTGCGCTTACAGCCTTCTTGATCTCGTCATCGGCTTCGCGCTTCTTCCCGGCCTTCCCCTTGGTAAGGACGGCCGCCGGCGCCACGACAGTAGGGGCCGCGGACTTCTTGCTTGACTTGCCCATGGACCGCTGGCGGCGTAGAGGCAAGGAGGGAGTGTAGGGGAGCGGAGTGCTAGGGTTTTAGAGAGGGTTTGCGAGACGTGGCGGCGGAGGTATTTTATAGCCTCGAGTGCGAGCTAGGTTTGGCACTGCTTGGGCTGCCGTGAGGGCTTTTGCGATTCTGCTTCTGTTAAGGAAGTAGCCCATGAGACAGCATTTTGCGAGTGCCCCTAATGGGCACACAGCAGCTCTCTCTTGGGCCGGCCCGCGAAACTTCGATACTGCAAAAAGACTACCTATACATCATAGCGCGAGGAGTATATGAACAAGCGCGGCCGATTCATTGCATAATGCTGCCAGTGTCGCTGCCTATTGTATCCTCTCCGCGTTCTCCGCGTGCTCCGGAGTGCCCGCGATGCCTCAGCCCCAGCCCGGTCCATCGGCGGTCCGAATGACGTCGGAATGTTCGCTGTCGTTGCTGTCGTCACTACGGCCACATCGCCCGCCTCTGCACCGCTCCTCGCTCTCCTCCGCCGTCCGGTTCCCCGCCGCCCAAGCGCCATCGCCCCTGCTCCCCAGGGTTGTCGGCGGCGAGCGTCGTCGGGCCGAATGCCCCCGCGCATCTCGTCGTCCGCTCTGCTTCGCCCACCCCCGCGGCCTCGGCCAgcagctccccccccccctccgcggCCGGTGCTGCTCCGTCCCCCGCCCCCTCGGCGCGCGCTCCCTCTCCGCCCTCGGCGCCGCTCCCGGCGTCTCGTTCAAGCATGCCTTCTCGTTCGGCATCCCCCATGTCCGGACACCCCTCTCTGCGCCCTGCGTCCGCGGTGTGCTACCTCCCCTGGAGCGAAGAGATGGATGAGGCTGAGTTTGCTCTGCAGTCTGCCCTTGTGGCCATTGTTGCGGGCAACCGCAGCGGCGTCTCCGTCGACGAGGTCACGGCGGCCCTCTGCGCGTCCTTTGGTTTTCGCCGTGGTGACTTCTCTGTCCATCCCCACTTCCCCGGTGACTTTCTCGTCCGGTTCCTTTCCAGAGATGACCGCGCCCGGGCCGCGGCCGGCAGCCTTCGCGCCCCGCGTTTCCGTCTCCTGTTCAGCCCGTGGTGCCACCTGACGGGCGGTGAGCCGGTGACCGCGCGCTTCCGCATGCGCATTTCGATCCGCGGCATTCCGGATCACGCTTGGTCACGCTCCTCCGCTGAATTTCTGCTCACTCCCTTCTGTCTCATCGAGGATTTGGCACCAGAGACGAGCTCCGGCCGAGACCTATCGGTGTTTCGCCTATTCGCCTCGATGGCCAACCCGGACTGCATTCCGCGCTCTTTCGAGCTGCTCTTGCCGGCGCGCGACGGTGTAGACCACCGTGCCGACCCTGACCGCGTCTCTCGCTTCGCCAGGCAGCTCATCCGCTACCCTATCTCCATCCACGTCGAGGAGACAGAAGATTACCGCTTTCCGTCCCCGCCGTTGCCGTGCCTGGATCCTGGGTGGTGATAACCCCGACCGCGACTCCCCTCCGGTCCCAGGCATGTGGCCGCGTCAACATGAGCATCCCTCCCGGCACTCTGGTGATGCTGCTCCTGGACGCCGACGGCGCTCCGACTCCGGTGGTGGCGCTGGCTCCCGCCACCGCGAGCTTCCCTTTCGGGGTTGGCAGGGCGTGCTGGGCCCGCACCCTGACGCCGCACCGCCTGCCACGCGGGTCCCGCTTGCCCTCCGCCTGACGTGGCCCGCGGCGCCTTTTGACCAAGCAACGACCGAACGTGAGCCTTCTTCCACGCCGCCCGTTCAAAATTTGGAGCTGGCCACGCGCCCTGCGTCCCCGACACGTGTTCCCCCAATTCCGCACGCGACACGCGAAATCCCCGTGTCTCCGGAACCTTCCCAGGTCGCAGCAACGGCCAATCTAGCCCGGTTGTCAGCTGCGCCTTCCGAGGATCCCGAGGCGACCACACCTGTCTCACCTCTGGTGGTGGATGTGATCCCCCAACCCCTGCGCCAGATAGCCCTGCCGACCCTATCCCCAGGCCCGCCTCGTGTTCGCCTGGGGCCTCGGCCTCGCAGCCCACCTGCTACCCTCCTCGTGCGGTCCGCGAGGAAGATCCCCTCCCTGTCACCCCTGCTACGGATCCCCAGGCCACCTTGGCAGACACTCCTTGTCGGCTTGTGGCGGATCCTACGCCCATGCATGTTGATCCGCTCGCGACTGTGGCCCGGGATAGGCCACGTCCCCCTCCCCATGCACTGCCATGCAACGTGCGGATGCCCACGTCGCCCCTCTGCATGGTTTCCTGGACTCGATCAGCTCGGCGGTGCAGCCCGTTCTGCCCACCCCTACACGACGAGGACGATGCGCGGTGCCTCCCAACTTCACCCCGCGCCGAAGCATACGGATCGCGAAGTCCGATCGTGGCCTTGACTCAGAAACTAAGGCTAAGCGTGTCTTGCTCCTCCGCTTAGGCCTTTTGAAGGACGACGAGTCAGTCTCAGATGCCATCTTGGATCGCTACTACAAGCTCTTCGAGCGCCCTCTCGCGACCGAAGTGGTCTGCACCTTTGCCGATTTCTACGGATGGCGCCTACCCCAAGCCGTCATCGATGGATTAGCTCCCCCCAACCAGTCGTGCCAGCTCTCGGCATGATTGTGCTCTCCTGTCCGGACTCCCGTGTAACAATGTTGTTTCTATGGATGTAAACCTCAAGATCATGTTTTGGAATGTCCGCGGACTCAATAGCTGGGCCAAGCGTACTGCGGTTTGCACTATGATCTCCTCCGCGCCCCCTTCCATAGTGTGCCTACAAGAGACCAAGCTCACAATGGTTTCGCCGGCTCTCATCCTCGAGACTCTTGGTGGCTCTTTTGACGGCTTCTACTTCCTCCCGGCGATTGCTACCCGGGGCGGGATCATTCTTGCCTGGCAAAGTTGCCAAATCTCTCTCTCCAACCCCATGATTGGCGACCACCACGTGTCTGCGGTGGCTTCTTCGCCCTCGGGCGGGTAGCACTGGTGGGTCACTGGCATATACGGTCCCAGGGAGATGACGCGAAACTGGCCTTCCTCTCTGAGCTCCATGACCTGCGCTCTAGCATCTCCGGACCCTGGATCATTGGCGGCGACTTTAATATGATCACCTCGCTGGATGACAAGAACAATGATCATGTCTCCCGCAGAATGATGAACCGCTTTCGCCGCTTCATCACCGACCATGGGATCTATGATATCTACATGCATGGCAGGCGTTATACCTGGTCCAACGAGCAAGCGAACCCTACCCTTGTTCGCAATGATCGTGTTCTCTGCACCCCCTCTTGGGAATCTTCACACCCCCACTGCCTCTTGAGATGCCTCTCTTCTGCGGCATCTGACCACTGCCCTTTGCTTATTGATTGTGACGTTCGCTCCGCCGGAGGCAGGCGCTTCCACTTCCAAAGGTTTTGGCCTGGTTTGGATGGTTTTCAGCACACTGTTGAGCAAGCCTGGGCTTCGGTCGCCCCCGACCCAGACCCCTTCCGATGCTTCTTCACGCGTCTTAAAGCTACGGCACGTGGTCTTCAAAGGTGGAGCTCGCGGGTTACTAATAACCTTTACACCCAGCTTGGTGTGGCCCGAGAACTCATTGCGCGTTTTGACGCCGCCCAAGACTTGTGCCCCCTGTCTACCGCCGAGGCCTGGCTCCAGCGCGAGCTCAAACGCAAATACCTCGGCCTCGCGTCCCTTCATCACTCCATTGTGCATCAGCGCCTGCGTCTACACTGGCTCAAAGAGGGGGAGGCGTCCTCGGCCTTCTCCAAGATCCACGCTTCGCACCGcgcaaagaagaacacaatcatcGACCTCGCCATCAATGGGACGCGGGTTTCTGGAGAGGCCGACCTTGCTCGCGCCGCGTTTGATCATTTCTCCGCCATCCTCGGATCTCAGGATGGACGCACTGCCACGCTTAATCTGCAGGCCATCGGCCACCCTTCCTTTCTTCTGAGTGAGCTCGAGGCTCCGTTCACCTCCGATGAAATTTGGGAGGCGATCAAAAAGCTCCCTTCGGGCAAGGCGCCAGGCCCGGACAGATTCACCGCTGAATTTCTTCgctcttgttgggatatcatcaagCACGACTTGTGCGCTGTCTTCGATAGGCTATACTCTCTCAATGGTCAGGCGTTCCAGAGATTGAACGAGGCCCTGATCACTCTGATCCCCAAGAAGCCCGATGCTGCCACGTTGTTCGATTACCGCCCTGTCAGTCTTATTCACATTGTGGCCAAGTTATTTGCCAAGCATCTCTCCTTACGGCTGGCTCCTAGACTTGGCGAAATGGTCTCCTCCAACCAAAGCGCCTTCATTGCGGGCCGGAGTGTTCATGACAACTTCCTCCTTGTCCAGCAAACAGCGCGGCAACTCCACCGACTCCGGCTCCCCCGAGTCCTCCTCAAGCTGGATATCGCCCACGCCTTCGACTCTGTTTCATGGCCGTTTCTTCTGCAGATCCTTCAGCATCTTGGCTTCAGACCCTGTTGGTGTGAGTGGATTTCCATCCTTATATCCACGGCCTCTACTCGCGTGATGATCAATGGTGTACCCGGCCCCCCCATTGCCCACTGCCAAGGCCTTCGGCAAGGCGACCCCGTTTCACCTATGCTCTTCATCCTTGTGATCGATGCCCTCAACTCCCTCTTGCAGCATGCGGTGACCGCGGGCATCATTCGGCGCCTCACTGACAGGATGGCTGCATCGAGTATTTCTCTCTTTGCGGACGATGTGGTCATTTTCTGCCACCCAGATCCTTCCGAGCTGGCTACTGTTAGTTCACTCCTGGATTTCTTTAGGGCGGTATCCGGGTTGCGTACCAACTTCGCCAAGTGTGCGACGGCTCCAATTCAGTGCACTCCGGAAGTCTCCCAGACCATGGGCTCCTCCCTGTCTTGCCCGGTGGTGGCCTTCCCCATCTAGTACCTCGGCCTCCTCCTCTCACTCCGCAAGGTGCTAGTCACCAGCTTGCTACCCCTCATTGACAAACTGCTGCACAAGATGGCCACCTGGAAAGCTGCCCTCCTCTTGCGCAGCGAACGACTTGCCCTGGTCTGGCAAGTCCTCACGGCCATGCCAGTCCATGTCTTGCTGGCCATGTCTTTGTCCCCACCAATCCTCAAGAAAGCAAATCGGATCATCCGAGACTTCCTTTGGCATGGGCGAAAAGACGCCCGCTCTGGATCCTGCCTTGCTAGTTGGGCACGCGTTTGCCGTCCGATCGAGCTCGGTGGGCTTGGAATCCACGATCTACACCGCATAGGCATCTCTCTTCGAGTGCACTGGCTTTGGCTCCATGCATCTGACCCTTCTCGGCTGTGGTCTCATCTTCAGCCGCCCTCGGATCCGGAGGCCCTCCGGTTCTTCCGCGCTTCGACGGCTTGGTCCCTAGGCAACGGCCTCACTTGCCGCTTCTGGACTGACAAGTGGCTCCAGGGACACTCTATCTCTGAGCTCGCCCCAAGCCTCACAGCCCTTGTCCCGAGCCGACACTGTCGCTCGCGCACTGTTGCCTCGGGCCTTCAGGATCGCTCGTGGATAAGCGACATTCACGGTCATCTTAGCTCGGCTGCCGCTCTTGAGTATTTTGACCTATGGCGCCAAATGCATACCATCGTCCTCTCCCAGGAACCGGATACCATCTCCTGGCGCTGGACGGAGAGTGGTATCTACTCCGCTTCCTCTTGCTACAATGCCTTGTTCACTGGCTCCACTCTTTCCAACCATTGGCGGCTCATCTGGAAATCGGCGGCCCCTCTCTCCTTCAAGTTCTTCCTCTATCTTGCCTCGGTAAACCGATGCTGGACGGCGGATCGGCTTGCACGACGTGGTCTTCAACATCCGCCCGCTTGCGTCCTATGCTCCCAGCATGATGAGACCCTTCACCACCTCCTGGTTGGGTGTGTCTTCTCCCGCATCATTTGGCACGGCATCCTCTCCTGGTGTTGCCCGGCGATCCCCGTGCCGGATGGCTCCATGGACTTCCTGACGCTGTTGCACCGGAGAAACGGCATGGGCTCTCCACTATCGCCGCCCTTACGGCCTGGTCCATCTGGCGCCATCGCAATGCAGCCATTTTCGACAAGAGCGcgccctcctccgcctccctcctgaCATTGATCATGGACAGAGCCCGCTCCTGGTCCCTTGAAGGAGTCAAAGGACTCAACAACATCATCCCTGCAACGTAGCCTAGGTTGTCTGGGCTGAGCAACCCATCTCATGCTCCCTTTGTATCGTGGGCATGCCTTGTTGTGTACATGACCACGATGCCACCCTGTATGTTCTAACcctctatcaatgcaatgatacgctcATAGTAGCGTATTCGAGAAAAGA
The sequence above is drawn from the Triticum aestivum cultivar Chinese Spring chromosome 7A, IWGSC CS RefSeq v2.1, whole genome shotgun sequence genome and encodes:
- the LOC123154406 gene encoding nucleolin 1 isoform X1, yielding MGKSSKKSAAPTVVAPAAVLTKGKAGKKREADDEIKKAVSAKKQKAAPAKAVPGPKEAAKKAKKQPPPKKVESSSSEEQSSESEEEEVPKKTAKPVKHESSDDSSDDSSSDEEPAKKPSAKPVTPAASNGSKKGKPESSSSSSEDESDDDEKPAALVKKTPVIESDSSESDSDDSSDEDVPAKTPAAAAKKVDSSDSSESESESEDEEKSKKAAQATKIAPAAAKRKEEPSDSSDSDESDEEPPQKKLKDAAKVTPKSAKKDSTSDDDSSDESSDDEPKKKVTTASKSQKEEPKTPASNKGQATGSKTLWMGNLSFNIEYDQVKQFFAQIGEVVDVRLATHEDGHPKGFGHVEFATAEDAQKALDSLNGGDLMGRPVRLDMAAERGATPRTRDGGSFGKPSGGPSLSVFVKGFDSSQQEDAIRSSLQEHFSKCGEITRVSVPMDYENGASKGIAYMDFTDESSFSKALELSGSDLGGCNLYVAEAKPKGQFGGVGGRSGGRDGGRSGGGRFGRSGGRDGGGRFGRSGGRDGGGRFGRSGGRDGGRGGGRGFQSRQSAGTASAGKKTTFGDD
- the LOC123154406 gene encoding nucleolin 1 isoform X2, with amino-acid sequence MGKSSKKSAAPTVVAPAAVLTKGKAGKKREADDEIKKAVSAKKQKAAPAKAVPGPKEAAKKAKKQPPPKKVESSSSEEQSSESEEEEVPKKTAKPVKHESSDDSSDDSSSDEEPAKKPSAKPVTPAASNGSKKGKPESSSSSSEDESDDDEKPAALVKKTPVIESDSSESDSDDSSDETPAAAAKKVDSSDSSESESESEDEEKSKKAAQATKIAPAAAKRKEEPSDSSDSDESDEEPPQKKLKDAAKVTPKSAKKDSTSDDDSSDESSDDEPKKKVTTASKSQKEEPKTPASNKGQATGSKTLWMGNLSFNIEYDQVKQFFAQIGEVVDVRLATHEDGHPKGFGHVEFATAEDAQKALDSLNGGDLMGRPVRLDMAAERGATPRTRDGGSFGKPSGGPSLSVFVKGFDSSQQEDAIRSSLQEHFSKCGEITRVSVPMDYENGASKGIAYMDFTDESSFSKALELSGSDLGGCNLYVAEAKPKGQFGGVGGRSGGRDGGRSGGGRFGRSGGRDGGGRFGRSGGRDGGGRFGRSGGRDGGRGGGRGFQSRQSAGTASAGKKTTFGDD